In one Dermatophagoides farinae isolate YC_2012a chromosome 4, ASM2471394v1, whole genome shotgun sequence genomic region, the following are encoded:
- the LOC124490252 gene encoding uncharacterized protein LOC124490252 yields the protein MMMMMMTANEMDDDYNNQNWILPSSIESNLPVVVVGQRSMYDSWMPISSQQPLYTSEISNSTTNTASNGNSSSDDDNGGSQYSSTSLNYQQKNCLYGYFDFDNYNQFYNLTTTMTMMDNQNQSQRQSLTNHTSSTSTRNRDLANDQERKRMHRLNDALFRLKEIIPEEFRQKERMSKVQILHSAIDYIRCLQNVLYKNDKK from the exons atgatgatgatgatgatgacggcgAATGAAATGgacgatgattataataatcaaaattggaTTCTACCATcttcaatcgaatcaaatttgcctgttgtagttgttggaCAACGATCAATGTATGATTCTTGGATGCCAATTTCTTCACAACAACCGTTATATACATCGGAAATTTCTAATTCAACTACAAATACAGCCAGTAATGgtaatagtagtagtgatgatgataatggagggtcacaatattcatcaacatccctaaattatcaacaaaaaaattgtctatatggttattttgattttgacaattataatcaattttataatCTAACAACAACTATGACAATGATggacaatcaaaatcaatcacaacGGCAATCATTAACCAATCAtacatcatcgacatcaacACGTAATCGTGATCTAGCCAATGATCAGGAACGGAAACGAATGCATCGTTTAAATGATGCATTATTTCGCCTTAAAGAG ATAATACCGGAAGAATTTCgacaaaaagaaagaatgtCCAAAGTACAGATATTACATTCGGCAATTGATTATATTAGATGTTTGCAAAAtgttttatataaaaatgataaaaaataa